One window of the Niallia circulans genome contains the following:
- a CDS encoding YfhH family protein has protein sequence MLTKRYSMMTEHELRMEISTLNDQAKKAEQLGMVNEYAVLERKAVLAKSYLLNSKDYKANEIYEIEGDPGVLFQIDYMNGVFAWGKRQVDGSQEEGIPIALLKKKA, from the coding sequence ATGCTGACAAAAAGATATAGCATGATGACAGAACATGAGCTCCGTATGGAAATATCCACTTTAAATGATCAAGCAAAAAAAGCTGAGCAGCTTGGTATGGTTAATGAATATGCTGTTTTAGAAAGAAAAGCAGTTCTTGCCAAATCGTATTTATTAAATTCTAAAGATTATAAAGCTAATGAAATATATGAAATAGAAGGCGATCCAGGAGTTCTTTTTCAAATCGATTATATGAACGGCGTTTTTGCGTGGGGAAAGCGACAAGTAGATGGAAGCCAAGAAGAGGGGATTCCAATCGCATTATTAAAGAAGAAAGCATAA